Proteins encoded in a region of the Podarcis muralis chromosome 4, rPodMur119.hap1.1, whole genome shotgun sequence genome:
- the MAB21L1 gene encoding putative nucleotidyltransferase MAB21L1 has product MIAAQAKLVYHLNKYYNEKCQARKAAIAKTIREVCKVVSDVLKEVEVQEPRFISSLNEMDNRYEGLEVISPTEFEVVLYLNQMGVFNFVDDGSLPGCAVLKLSDGRKRSMSLWVEFITASGYLSARKIRSRFQTLVAQAVDKCSYRDVVKMVADTSEVKLRIRDRYVVQITPAFKCTGIWPRSAAHWPLPHIPWPGPNRVAEVKAEGFNLLSKECHSLAGKQSSAESDAWVLQFAEAENRLQMGGCRKKCLSILKTLRDRHLELPGQPLNNYHMKTLVSYECEKHPRESDWDESCLGDRLNGILLQLISCLQCRRCPHYFLPNLDLFQGKPHSALENAAKQTWRLAREILTNPKSLEKL; this is encoded by the coding sequence ATGATCGCGGCGCAGGCCAAGCTGGTGTACCACCTCAACAAATACTACAACGAGAAGTGCCAGGCGCGCAAGGCGGCCATCGCCAAGACCATCCGCGAGGTGTGCAAGGTGGTGTCGGACGTGCTGAAGGAGGTGGAGGTGCAGGAGCCGCGCTTCATCAGCTCCCTCAACGAGATGGACAACCGCTACGAGGGCCTGGAGGTCATCTCGCCCACCGAGTTCGAGGTGGTGCTCTACCTCAACCAGATGGGCGTCTTCAACTTCGTCGACGACGGCTCGCTGCCCGGCTGCGCCGTGCTCAAGCTGAGCGACGGGCGCAAGCGGAGCATGTCGCTCTGGGTGGAGTTCATCACGGCCTCGGGCTACCTGTCGGCGCGCAAGATCCGCTCGCGCTTCCAGACGCTGGTGGCGCAGGCCGTGGACAAGTGCAGCTACCGCGACGTGGTGAAGATGGTGGCGGACACCAGCGAGGTCAAGCTGCGCATCCGCGACCGCTACGTGGTGCAGATCACGCCCGCCTTCAAGTGCACGGGCATCTGGCCGCGCAGCGCGGCGCACTGGCCGCTGCCGCACATCCCCTGGCCGGGGCCCAACCGCGTGGCCGAGGTGAAGGCCGAGGGCTTCAACCTGCTCTCCAAGGAGTGCCACTCGCTGGCCGGCAAGCAGAGCTCGGCCGAGAGCGACGCCTGGGTGCTGCAGTTCGCCGAGGCCGAGAACCGGCTGCAGATGGGCGGCTGCCGCAAGAAGTGCCTCTCCATCCTCAAGACGCTGCGGGATCGCCACCTGGAGCTGCCCGGCCAGCCGCTCAACAACTACCACATGAAGACTCTGGTGTCGTACGAGTGCGAGAAGCATCCCCGCGAGTCGGACTGGGACGAGTCGTGCCTGGGCGACCGGCTCAACGGCATCTTGCTGCAGCTCATCTCGTGCCTGCAGTGCAGGCGCTGCCCGCACTACTTCTTGCCCAACTTAGACCTCTTCCAGGGCAAGCCGCACTCGGCCCTCGAAAACGCGGCCAAACAAACGTGGCGGCTGGCCAGGGAGATCCTCACCAACCCCAAAAGTTTGGAGAAACTTTAG